In a single window of the Equus quagga isolate Etosha38 chromosome 7, UCLA_HA_Equagga_1.0, whole genome shotgun sequence genome:
- the ZDHHC4 gene encoding palmitoyltransferase ZDHHC4 isoform X1, which yields MLGGGMPELLAGNNPNERHIPRMDFLVLFVFYLTLVLISGVMICVCSKTGYLKGPVRRGTQIFSYIIPECLQRAVLRLHHYLFHTQNRTFILLHLTLQGMVYAEYTWEIFGYCQQLEFSLYYLLLPYLLLIVNLVFFTLSSVTNPGTVTKANELLLLPVYEFDEVLFPKNMRCSTCGLRKPARSKHCAVCNRCVHRFDHHCVWMNNCIGAWNARYFLIYLLTLTASAVTMAVVSAVFLVRLVVVSGLYQETYVDDLGHLQVMDTIFLIQYLYLTFPRIVFMLGFVMMLSLLLGGYLCFVLYLTATNQTTNEWYRGHQGCCPHVARPPSAHPQVYQNIHSHGLWSNLREIFLPAAVHYGGKKK from the exons ATGTTGGGAGGAGGAATGCCCGAGCTGCTGGCTGGAAATAACCCAAACGAAAGACATAT CCCCAGGATGGACTTTCTGGTTCTTTTTGTGTTCTACCTGACTTTGGTGCTCATCAGTGGTGTTATGATCTGCGTCTGCTCGAAAACTGGTTACTTGAAAGGCCCGGTCAGGAGAGGAACACAG atattttcctATATAATTCCAGAATGCCTGCAGAGAGCCGTGCTAAGATTGCATCATTACCTCTTCCATACACA AAACCGCACCTTCATTCTCCTGCACCTCACCTTGCAAGGGATGGTTTATGCTGAGTACACCTGGGAAATATTTGGCTACTGTCAACAGCTGGAGTTCTCCTTATATTACCTTCTTCTGCCCTATCTGTTGCTGATTGTAAACCTGGTTTTTTTCACCCTAAGTAGTGTAACCAACCCTG GTACCGTAACAAAAGCAAATGAGTTACTGTTGCTTCCAGTTTATGAATTTGATGAGGTGTTGTTCCCGAAGAACATGAGGTGTTCTACTTGTGGATTAAGGAAACCTGCGCGCTCCAAGCACTGCG CTGTGTGTAACCGGTGCGTGCACCGTTTTGACCATCACTGTGTTTGGATGAACAATTGCATCGGGGCCTGGAATGCCAGGTACTTCCTCATCTACCTCTTGACGTTGACGGCCTCTGCTGTCACCATGGCTGTTGTGAGCGCTGTGTTTCTGGTCCGGTTGGTGGTGGTGTCGGGCTTGTACCAGGAGACTTACGTTGATGACCTTGGACACTTACAAGTTATGGACACCATCTTTCTTATTCAG TACCTGTACCTGACCTTCCCACGGATTGTCTTCATGCTGGGCTTTGTCATGATGCTGAGCCTCCTCCTGGGGGGCTACCTGTGCTTTGTGCTGTACCTGACCGCCACCAACCAGACCACTAATGAGTGGTACAGAGGTCACCAGGGCTGCTGCCCCCATGTGGCCCGGCCCCCGTCTGCACATCCCCAGGTCTACCAGAACATTCATTCCCACGGGCTTTGGAGCAACCTTCGAGAGATCTTTCTACCTGCTGCTGTGCATTatgggggaaagaagaaataa
- the ZDHHC4 gene encoding palmitoyltransferase ZDHHC4 isoform X2 has protein sequence MLGGGMPELLAGNNPNERHIPRMDFLVLFVFYLTLVLISGVMICVCSKTGYLKGPVRRGTQIFSYIIPECLQRAVLRLHHYLFHTQNRTFILLHLTLQGMVYAEYTWEIFGYCQQLEFSLYYLLLPYLLLIVNLVFFTLSSVTNPGTVTKANELLLLPVYEFDEVLFPKNMRCSTCGLRKPARSKHCAVCNRCVHRFDHHCVWMNNCIGAWNARYFLIYLLTLTASAVTMAVVSAVFLVRLVVVSGLYQETYVDDLGHLQVMDTIFLIQIYRRSQRNRQESQALLSPPRASLLVPLHTVPKRRNRRGHHPQS, from the exons ATGTTGGGAGGAGGAATGCCCGAGCTGCTGGCTGGAAATAACCCAAACGAAAGACATAT CCCCAGGATGGACTTTCTGGTTCTTTTTGTGTTCTACCTGACTTTGGTGCTCATCAGTGGTGTTATGATCTGCGTCTGCTCGAAAACTGGTTACTTGAAAGGCCCGGTCAGGAGAGGAACACAG atattttcctATATAATTCCAGAATGCCTGCAGAGAGCCGTGCTAAGATTGCATCATTACCTCTTCCATACACA AAACCGCACCTTCATTCTCCTGCACCTCACCTTGCAAGGGATGGTTTATGCTGAGTACACCTGGGAAATATTTGGCTACTGTCAACAGCTGGAGTTCTCCTTATATTACCTTCTTCTGCCCTATCTGTTGCTGATTGTAAACCTGGTTTTTTTCACCCTAAGTAGTGTAACCAACCCTG GTACCGTAACAAAAGCAAATGAGTTACTGTTGCTTCCAGTTTATGAATTTGATGAGGTGTTGTTCCCGAAGAACATGAGGTGTTCTACTTGTGGATTAAGGAAACCTGCGCGCTCCAAGCACTGCG CTGTGTGTAACCGGTGCGTGCACCGTTTTGACCATCACTGTGTTTGGATGAACAATTGCATCGGGGCCTGGAATGCCAGGTACTTCCTCATCTACCTCTTGACGTTGACGGCCTCTGCTGTCACCATGGCTGTTGTGAGCGCTGTGTTTCTGGTCCGGTTGGTGGTGGTGTCGGGCTTGTACCAGGAGACTTACGTTGATGACCTTGGACACTTACAAGTTATGGACACCATCTTTCTTATTCAG ATTTACAGGCGGTCACAAAGAAATAGACAGGAGTCCCAGGCACTCCTAAGCCCTCCCCGTGCCAGCCTCCTTGTCCCACTACACACAGTGCCGAAACGAAGGAATCGACGTGGGCACCATCCGCAGAGCTGA